The Luteimonas sp. YGD11-2 genome has a window encoding:
- a CDS encoding BPSS1780 family membrane protein: MSDVRKVSAGAGAEWLLGGFGLLRKAPAGLLATGAVLGLVTGLPLLLAEAAPGMFLGLQALIMLLTPVLLGGFVFAMHQVDRDGAASPAHLLEGFRNGRTLPLMAQLVPQIAFGIAAVLLLVLMVGIDQLQTLAAAMEAAQGQANPDPEVFAGLPAGRLLLWMLLVIALVIAVYFYTFVASPQIMLEGRPAFAAMARSFRACLRNLPAMLVFILLTLVVAVLMSVAAQVVGALFGLVGGVLVGALIGQIALMAVLMPVVIGSIYTAWSQMLAPGAGGAIDRSTASSGIEL, from the coding sequence ATGAGTGACGTGCGCAAGGTGTCCGCAGGGGCCGGCGCGGAATGGCTGCTGGGCGGTTTCGGGCTGCTGCGCAAGGCACCGGCCGGGCTGCTGGCAACCGGCGCCGTGCTCGGGCTGGTGACCGGGCTGCCGCTGCTGCTGGCGGAGGCCGCACCGGGCATGTTCCTGGGCCTGCAGGCGTTGATCATGCTGCTCACGCCGGTGCTGCTGGGCGGGTTCGTCTTCGCCATGCACCAGGTCGACCGCGATGGCGCCGCGTCGCCCGCGCACCTGCTGGAAGGTTTCCGCAACGGCCGCACCCTGCCGCTGATGGCGCAGCTGGTGCCGCAGATCGCATTCGGCATCGCCGCGGTGTTGCTGCTGGTGCTGATGGTCGGCATCGACCAGCTGCAGACGCTGGCGGCGGCAATGGAGGCCGCGCAGGGCCAGGCCAATCCCGACCCCGAGGTGTTCGCCGGCCTGCCGGCCGGGCGCCTGCTGCTGTGGATGCTGCTGGTGATCGCGCTGGTGATCGCGGTGTACTTCTACACCTTCGTCGCCTCGCCGCAGATCATGCTCGAGGGCCGCCCCGCGTTCGCGGCGATGGCGCGCAGCTTCCGCGCCTGCCTGCGCAACCTGCCGGCGATGCTGGTGTTCATCCTGCTGACGCTCGTGGTGGCGGTGCTGATGAGCGTGGCCGCGCAGGTCGTCGGCGCCCTGTTCGGGCTGGTCGGCGGCGTGCTGGTCGGCGCACTGATCGGGCAGATCGCGCTGATGGCGGTGCTGATGCCGGTGGTGATCGGCTCGATCTACACCGCCTGGTCGCAGATGCTGGCCCCGGGCGCCGGTGGCGCCATCGACCGCAGCACCGCGAGTTCCGGCATCGAACTCTGA
- a CDS encoding glutamine amidotransferase, with product MTASFLILETGRPIASMRRHGGFDHWIRVAAGLRASAVDTVDAQSGATLPNPADRIGVIVTGSGAMVSDREPWSERAAQWLKDAVDLGVPVFGICYGHQLLAHALGGEVTDNPAGRGMGTVQVKTTGGAATDPLFAGLPSPFAAQATHLQSVRRLPEGAQCLATAAHDPNYAFRFGDQAWGVQFHPEFSAMHMRGYIRARADALRAEGTDPVVLAQSVSAAPHARDVLRRFVRHAYTVRGRAGTVPGGR from the coding sequence ATGACCGCCTCCTTCCTGATCCTCGAGACCGGACGTCCGATCGCGTCCATGCGCCGCCATGGCGGCTTCGACCACTGGATCCGCGTGGCCGCCGGCCTGCGTGCCAGTGCGGTGGACACCGTGGATGCGCAATCCGGTGCCACCCTGCCCAATCCTGCCGATCGCATCGGCGTGATCGTCACCGGCTCCGGGGCGATGGTCAGCGACCGCGAACCGTGGAGCGAACGCGCCGCGCAGTGGTTGAAGGACGCAGTGGACTTGGGCGTCCCGGTGTTCGGCATCTGCTACGGCCACCAGCTGCTGGCGCATGCGCTGGGCGGCGAGGTCACCGACAACCCGGCAGGGCGCGGCATGGGCACGGTGCAGGTGAAAACCACCGGAGGCGCCGCCACGGACCCGCTGTTCGCCGGCCTGCCGTCGCCGTTCGCCGCGCAGGCGACCCACCTGCAGAGCGTGCGCCGCCTGCCCGAGGGTGCGCAGTGCCTGGCCACCGCTGCGCACGACCCGAACTACGCCTTCCGCTTCGGCGACCAGGCCTGGGGCGTGCAGTTCCATCCGGAATTCTCCGCCATGCACATGCGCGGCTACATCCGTGCGCGTGCCGATGCGTTGCGCGCGGAAGGTACCGATCCGGTTGTGCTGGCGCAGTCGGTGTCGGCCGCGCCGCATGCGCGCGATGTGCTGCGTCGGTTCGTGCGCCACGCGTACACTGTGCGCGGTCGTGCCGGCACGGTGCCAGGCGGACGATAG